The following are encoded together in the Xanthobacter autotrophicus Py2 genome:
- a CDS encoding OmpA/MotB domain protein (PFAM: OmpA/MotB domain protein~KEGG: bbt:BBta_6143 putative outer membrane protein), whose protein sequence is MTLFRFANVRLGAVVPFARTRLGAALLLAGTAVVPALVGVQPAAAQVFTPNAEIVQGLQTSVDDVPQVSAEALRGLAQAHMKYTGPPESRPPLAAQLDQLAQINVEIVFDLNSAMIKPESYRTLGSIADAMHNPVLLGYKFLVVGNTDATGTRELNMKLSQERSDAVVEALSTTFRVDPRRLQSVGLGEEALQDPKHPDAAINRRVQIYNVGRAGALAQQ, encoded by the coding sequence ATGACCCTGTTCCGTTTCGCCAACGTCCGCCTTGGCGCGGTGGTCCCTTTCGCCCGGACGCGCCTCGGCGCGGCCCTGCTCCTTGCCGGCACCGCCGTGGTTCCCGCGCTGGTGGGCGTGCAGCCTGCCGCGGCCCAGGTGTTCACCCCCAACGCCGAGATCGTCCAGGGGCTGCAAACCTCCGTGGATGACGTGCCGCAGGTGTCGGCCGAGGCCCTGCGCGGCCTCGCCCAGGCGCACATGAAGTATACCGGCCCGCCGGAAAGCCGCCCGCCGCTGGCGGCCCAGCTCGACCAGCTGGCCCAGATCAACGTGGAGATCGTGTTCGACCTCAACTCCGCGATGATCAAGCCGGAATCCTACCGCACCCTCGGCTCCATCGCGGATGCCATGCATAATCCGGTGCTGCTCGGCTACAAGTTCCTGGTGGTCGGCAACACCGATGCCACCGGTACCCGCGAGCTCAACATGAAGCTCAGCCAGGAGCGCTCGGACGCGGTGGTCGAGGCGCTCTCCACCACCTTCCGGGTGGACCCGCGCCGGCTCCAGTCCGTGGGCCTCGGCGAGGAGGCGCTTCAGGATCCCAAGCATCCCGACGCCGCCATCAACCGCCGGGTGCAGATCTACAACGTCGGCCGTGCCGGTGCGCTTGCGCAGCAGTAA
- a CDS encoding conserved hypothetical protein (KEGG: ppf:Pput_0215 hypothetical protein): MAKKLAKKPEVTSDKVSSIAAKALKDPSSLSHDEILALAGSALTQAPDKPKAAAPTSAAKPATKAKPAPKAAEPAPAAKIETKAPAKAAAKTAAKPAAKAPAKTPAKAAAPKTVAPAKTVAKSPAKTAAKSVKAPAPKIEAEPAKIAPEAKAKSTAKATAEAKTPAKVAPKAAAPKPAAKAEAKVVAKPAKPAAKAPAAKAPAKAPVAKAVKAEVKKSEVAKAPAAKVAAKAATKPGKARKPA; encoded by the coding sequence ATGGCCAAGAAGCTGGCGAAGAAGCCTGAAGTGACGAGCGACAAGGTGAGCAGCATCGCGGCGAAGGCGCTGAAGGATCCCTCCAGCCTGAGCCACGACGAGATCCTGGCGCTGGCCGGCTCCGCCCTCACCCAGGCCCCGGACAAGCCCAAGGCCGCCGCTCCGACTTCGGCCGCGAAGCCCGCGACCAAGGCCAAGCCGGCGCCGAAGGCCGCCGAGCCGGCCCCCGCCGCCAAGATCGAGACGAAGGCCCCGGCCAAGGCCGCCGCTAAGACCGCCGCCAAGCCTGCGGCCAAGGCACCTGCTAAGACCCCTGCCAAGGCCGCAGCACCGAAGACGGTTGCCCCCGCGAAGACCGTTGCCAAGAGCCCGGCGAAGACTGCCGCCAAGTCCGTCAAGGCACCCGCCCCGAAGATTGAGGCCGAGCCCGCCAAGATTGCGCCGGAGGCGAAGGCCAAGAGCACCGCCAAGGCCACCGCCGAGGCCAAGACGCCCGCCAAGGTGGCTCCTAAGGCTGCGGCTCCGAAGCCCGCAGCAAAGGCTGAGGCCAAGGTCGTCGCCAAGCCCGCCAAGCCGGCTGCAAAGGCTCCGGCCGCAAAAGCTCCCGCCAAGGCTCCGGTGGCGAAAGCCGTGAAGGCCGAGGTGAAGAAGTCCGAAGTGGCGAAGGCCCCGGCCGCAAAGGTTGCCGCGAAAGCCGCCACCAAGCCCGGCAAGGCTCGCAAGCCGGCCTGA
- a CDS encoding protein tyrosine phosphatase (SMART: low molecular weight phosphotyrosine protein phosphatase~KEGG: dar:Daro_0699 low molecular weight phosphotyrosine protein phosphatase) produces the protein MPMTGRPTVLFVCPDNAGTSLMAEAIALHGHRGLRPFSAAALVPGAVDPALIDCLQAARVPADGLSAKPAGVFGLSGAPRLDVVVALGAQAWRALRRQPFIGLLRFEFWQLPEVARDESLAARRAAYRTLLPDLDGAIGRLEERIALRMARAAA, from the coding sequence ATGCCGATGACCGGACGGCCCACCGTTCTCTTCGTGTGCCCGGACAATGCGGGCACGAGCCTGATGGCGGAAGCCATCGCCCTTCACGGCCACCGGGGGCTGCGCCCGTTCAGCGCCGCCGCTCTGGTGCCCGGCGCGGTGGACCCCGCGCTCATCGATTGCCTTCAGGCCGCGCGGGTTCCCGCCGATGGTCTCTCGGCCAAGCCCGCGGGGGTGTTCGGCCTGTCCGGCGCGCCCCGGCTCGACGTGGTGGTGGCGCTCGGGGCGCAGGCGTGGCGCGCCCTGCGGCGCCAGCCCTTCATCGGCCTCCTGCGCTTTGAATTCTGGCAACTGCCCGAGGTGGCGCGCGACGAGAGCCTTGCCGCCCGGCGCGCCGCCTATCGCACCCTGCTTCCCGACCTCGACGGCGCCATCGGCCGCCTGGAAGAGCGCATCGCCCTGCGCATGGCCCGCGCTGCCGCCTGA
- a CDS encoding NAD-dependent epimerase/dehydratase (PFAM: NAD-dependent epimerase/dehydratase; short-chain dehydrogenase/reductase SDR; 3-beta hydroxysteroid dehydrogenase/isomerase; dTDP-4-dehydrorhamnose reductase; Male sterility domain~KEGG: bra:BRADO3109 putative UDP-glucose 4-epimerase) — translation MHILVIGGAGMVGRKLIERLAREGRLGGKPITRLTAHDVVPPKPPQAPFPIDTRVSDLSVPGEAAAVVADKPDVIFHLAAIVSGEAEADFDKGYRINLDGTRHLFDAVRLMEGYTPRLVFTSSIAVFGAPFPDAIPDEFFATPLTSYGAQKAIGELLLADYTRRGFFDGIGIRLPTICVRPGLPNKAASGFFSGIIREPLAGQDAILPVSEEVMHWHASPRSAVGFLIHAATLDGEKVGPRRNLTMPGLAVTVGEQIEALRKVAGDKAVARIKRAPDPVIEKIVSGWPRKFEPRRATELGFVAESSFEEIIRIHIEDELGGKIAD, via the coding sequence ATGCATATTCTCGTCATCGGCGGCGCCGGCATGGTCGGCCGCAAGCTCATCGAACGCCTTGCCCGCGAGGGGCGCCTGGGCGGCAAGCCCATCACCCGCCTCACCGCCCATGACGTGGTGCCGCCCAAGCCGCCGCAGGCGCCCTTTCCCATCGACACCCGGGTGTCGGACCTCTCCGTGCCCGGCGAGGCGGCGGCCGTGGTGGCGGACAAGCCCGACGTGATCTTCCACCTCGCGGCCATCGTCTCCGGCGAGGCGGAGGCGGACTTTGACAAGGGCTACCGCATCAACCTCGATGGCACGCGCCACCTGTTCGATGCGGTGCGGCTTATGGAGGGCTACACGCCGCGCCTGGTCTTCACCTCGTCCATCGCGGTGTTCGGCGCGCCGTTCCCGGATGCCATCCCGGACGAGTTCTTCGCCACGCCCCTCACCTCCTACGGCGCCCAGAAGGCCATCGGCGAGCTGCTGCTGGCGGACTATACCCGGCGGGGCTTCTTCGACGGCATCGGCATCCGCCTGCCCACCATCTGCGTGCGCCCCGGCCTGCCCAACAAGGCCGCCTCCGGCTTCTTCTCCGGCATCATCCGCGAGCCCCTTGCCGGGCAGGACGCCATCCTGCCCGTGTCGGAAGAGGTGATGCACTGGCATGCCTCGCCCCGCTCGGCGGTGGGCTTCCTCATCCATGCCGCCACCCTCGACGGCGAAAAGGTCGGCCCGCGCCGCAACCTCACCATGCCGGGCCTCGCCGTGACCGTGGGCGAGCAGATCGAGGCGCTGCGCAAGGTGGCCGGCGACAAGGCGGTGGCCCGCATCAAGCGGGCGCCCGATCCGGTGATCGAGAAGATCGTCTCGGGCTGGCCGCGCAAGTTCGAGCCCCGCCGCGCCACCGAGCTGGGCTTCGTGGCGGAAAGCTCCTTCGAGGAGATCATCCGCATCCATATCGAGGACGAGCTGGGCGGCAAGATCGCGGACTGA
- a CDS encoding short-chain dehydrogenase/reductase SDR (PFAM: short-chain dehydrogenase/reductase SDR~KEGG: bxe:Bxe_B2957 putative short-chain dehydrogenase/reductase) — protein MAGRLQGKTALVTAAGQGIGRAIAEAFVREGASVIATDLDTAKLEGFPGTARKLDVRSSEAVAALAKEIGPVDVLVNAAGYVHQGNIFDTSEKDWDFSFDLNVKAMHRTISAFLPGMLEKGKGSIVNIASAASSIRGVPNRYVYGASKAAVIGLTKAVAADFILKGVRANVICPGTIQSPSLDERIAAVSAQTGRSLDDVRADFVGRQPMGRLGTPEEIAALALYLASDESAFTTGQIHIIDGGWAL, from the coding sequence ATGGCTGGACGACTTCAGGGTAAGACCGCGCTGGTGACGGCGGCGGGACAGGGCATCGGCCGGGCCATCGCCGAGGCCTTCGTGCGCGAGGGCGCGAGCGTGATCGCCACCGACCTCGACACCGCCAAGCTCGAAGGCTTTCCCGGCACCGCCCGCAAGCTCGACGTGCGCTCCAGCGAGGCCGTCGCCGCGCTGGCGAAGGAGATCGGCCCGGTGGACGTGCTGGTGAATGCCGCTGGCTACGTCCACCAGGGCAATATCTTCGACACTTCGGAGAAGGACTGGGACTTCTCCTTCGACCTCAATGTGAAGGCCATGCACCGCACCATCTCGGCCTTCCTGCCGGGCATGCTGGAGAAGGGCAAAGGCTCCATCGTCAACATCGCCTCGGCGGCGTCCTCCATCCGCGGCGTGCCGAACCGCTATGTCTACGGCGCCTCCAAGGCGGCGGTCATCGGCCTCACCAAGGCAGTGGCGGCGGACTTCATCCTGAAGGGCGTTCGCGCCAACGTCATCTGCCCCGGCACCATCCAGTCGCCCTCGCTGGACGAGCGCATCGCCGCCGTCTCGGCCCAGACCGGCCGCTCGCTGGACGACGTGCGGGCCGATTTCGTCGGCCGCCAGCCCATGGGCCGGCTCGGCACGCCGGAGGAGATCGCGGCGCTCGCGCTCTATCTCGCCTCCGACGAGAGCGCCTTCACCACCGGGCAGATCCACATCATCGACGGCGGCTGGGCGCTCTAG